From the Caldalkalibacillus thermarum genome, the window AGTTTTATATAATGAAACTAAGGAGGGTGCCCATGATAAAAGTTATCAAACTTGATCATGTGCAGATTTGTATACCGGTTGGAGCGGAGGACAGAGCGCGGGCATTTTATACGGATATCTTGGGGTTCAAAGAAATCCCGAAACCCCAGTCATTACTCCCCAACGGGGGGTTGTGGTACAAAGTTGGGGATATTGAGCTGCATATTGGAGTGGAACCTTTTCAAAAAGAGCATTCCAAGCGGCATCCTGCCTTTGAAGTGGCCAATTTGGCAGAAGTTCGCCGTTATTTTGAAAAGCAAGGCGTGAAGACAAGAGATGAAACACCTATTCCCAATGTAGAACGGTTCTCCTGCTTTGACCCCTTTGGCAATCGTATAGAATTTCTTGAACGGAAACCTGGCCGGGTTGAAGAAGGGAAAAGAGATGTACAAAACCAGTTCGGGCGTAGTGCGGAAGCTTATGTCACCAGTGATATTCATGCCAAGGGAAGAGATTTGGCCAAATTAGTAGAGATTGCGGCAGTTACACCGCAGGATGTGGTTCTGGACGTAGGAACAGGGGGCGGTCATGTGGCCAATGCTCTTGCTCCCTTAGCCGCTAAAGTGATAGCAATGGATCTTACCCCTAAAATGCTGGAAGCCGCCCAACGTTTTATTAGTGCAAACGGGTATCAAAACGTCGATTATGTGCAAGGGGATGCTGAACAGATGCCGTTTGGCCCGGAAACTTTTGATGTGGTTGCCTGCCGCATTGCCGCCCATCATTTTCCCAACGTTCAAAAGTTTATAAACGAAGTTTTTCGTGTGCTAAGGCCAAGCGGACGCTTTTTGCTGGTGGATAATGTGGCAGCGGAAGACGATGAAATTGATCAGTTTTATAATGAAATCGAAAAACGCCGGGACTACAGCCATGTCCGGGCTTGGAAAAAGTCAGAATGGGTGCGCATGTTGGAGGAGAACGGTCTTGTCATTGAAGAATGTTACCGTTTTGCTAAAACGTTTGCGTTCGAAGAGTGGTGCAGCCGCATGAATTTGCCGGAGGAAGACAAAAGGGAATTGGCCGCTTTTATCGTGAGGACGCCAGCACCTGTCCGCCAGAAACTGAAGGTTACAGCCGAAGGAGACCGGGTCACCTCTTTTGAAGGGGAGGCCGTGCTCATCAAGGCAGTTAAGCTGTCATGAGCTATAACAGGAGATATGTTAACGCAGATTATACCAAGGATTTTCTAATGAATACCCCTTCTAAAATTGTCCTCGATGTGTTAAACTGGATACAAACATATGTTTGTATTGGAGGATCATGAATGACTCCTGTTTGTGAACCCCTTACTGCCAAGCAGGTGTTGAACCGGGTGAAGGCCCCTGCGATGCCGTTTGACTGGTCACTTAACCCGTACCGCGGGTGTCAGCATGGCTGCAGCTTTTGCTACGCGCGGGCCACCCACCGTTTTTTGGACTTGGAATGTGATGATACCTTTCAACACTACATTTTATATAAACAGAATGCAGTGGAAGCATTGACGGAGCAATTGAAACGCATGGCCGGTTTCAGCCGTACTTTGAAACATATCGGCACAGTGGCCATCGGGACAGCGACTGACCCTTACCAGCCTTTAGAAGGCAAGCTGCAACTGACCCGCAAGTGTCTGGAAGTTTTAGCCCGTTATCAGGTACCCGTCAGCATTACGACCCGTTCACCCCTTATTTTACGTGACATTGATGTACTTAAAACATTACCTGTGGTGTCCATCAATTTCAGTGTGAATACGATGCAGAAACATATTTGGCGCATGCTGGAGCCTGCTTCACCCCATCCCCGGCAGCGTTTGGCCGCTGTACGCCGGTTAAGCCAAGAAGGATTGCCAGCCGGTATTTTCTTAGCCCCGATTGTTCCCTATTTAACGGATCGTCCACGGGATTTGCGGGAGGTCATTGCCTCTGCAGCGGAGCATGGGGCACGATTTGTCATGCCTTCTTATCTCAGGCTTAGCACTCCCGAGGTTAAAACGTGGTTCTTGCAGGTTCTCAAACAGCGGGAGCCCTCCCTTGTTCAACGCTATGAAGCACTATACCGTTACGGGCGTCTTCCAGACCGCTACCGGGAGCGTATCGACCGACATATTAATCAGTTGCTTGAACACTACGGTTTTTCGCGGGAACGTGCATCAGAAGACACTAGCCGGGAAGTGCTGGACCAAGAACCGCAACAGTTATCTTTCTCTTTTTAAGTGGATCGCAACCGCCTTAACATTAAGAGCGAAGGGCGGTTTTTTTCTGTATAACGGTAAATCGATGCTTTTAAATGTTAAAAGAAGGAAGACTAGATGGTATAATTTAAAGAACAATATGATGTGGGGATTGTCAGGGGGGAGTTTTAGATGGGTTGAGCCATTTTGTTAGCAATTGCTTATGCACCGATAATTTATAAAATTCACAGAAGATTGGACGCTTTAGAACAGCAAATAGCAGAATTAAAGGAAAAAGACCATAATCTTCCGTCATAAACATGACAAGGAGATGTGAAAAATGTCCTTAGTGATTGTAAAAGGTGATTTGCTCCAGTCTGACTGTAATGTGATTGCCCACCAGGCCAATTGTTTTTCTTCCATGGAGGCGGGCATTGCTAAACAGATTAAAAACTTGTATCCCCAAGCCTATGAAGCTGACCGTGATTTTCCATATCCCCCGGAGCAACGCTTGGGAAAAATCTCGGTCGCTAAAGTAGCTGAAGACCGTTATGTGGTCAATTTGTATGGACAGTTCCGCTATGACGGGCCTGGTCCTAAAACCGATTATGCCGCACTTGAGTCAGCACTGACCGAGATGTTCCGTTATGCGTATGAAGGTCTAAACAACCCTAAATTTGGTGTGCCCTATAAAATTGGTTGCGGCCTGGCCGGTGGGGACTGGGCAAAAGTCTCTGAGATCTTGGACCGGGTCTCAGATCAGTTTAATCAAACCATTTATGCTTACAAATTAGAGTAGGTGATAACCATGGATATCCTGTCTCAAATTGCGGAAGAAAAAATCCGCGAGGCGATGAAAAAAGGGGAGTTTGACAACCTGCCTGGGCAAGGCAAACCGTTAAACCTGGAAGACTTGTCCCGGGTTCCAGAGGATCTCAGGGCAGGTTATAAGCTGTTGAAAAATGCGGGTGTCCTGCCTGAAGAACTGCAGATGCAAAAGGAGATCATTAATCTGCAAAGCTTGATTGAATGCTGCTATGATAATGAACAAAAAGCGAAGTTAAAAAAAGAACTGAATGAAAAGATGCTGCGATTTAACCTGCTCATGGAAAAAAGAAATAAAACCGGCTCAACTGCTTTAGGGACCTATCAAAGCAAGATCACAAACCGGTTTAAATAGCAGTGGGGAGACGGCAGCTCCAATAGGGCTATTTCCATAACAATTATTATGTAAACTAAAGTGAAGCGCCGAGGCTAAAACAAATAGGGGAAAATGAAGCTGCAGATAAAAAAGAGAAGTGACGCCACGAAAAACGGATTGACAGTGACCGTGTATTTTTGCTGCTGTTCTTGATATACGCCCCGTGTTTGATGTTCCGTTTCCAATTCGGCTCTCTTGGTAAAAAAGTCTCCGCTGACAGCATAAAAGGCGGCCACACCGATGGCAACTCCGCCCACAAAAAACATGGTGTGTGACCAGGGGAGACCAATCTGACGGGAAAAAAGCAAGGTGATGAAGGATAAGAGCAGGAGATGAAGAACTGTCAAAGCAACATATTTTTTCACCACCGAATCACCTCATCAATAAGATATCATGCTCAACGTTGCCGTTTCAACCATTGAATTGAAGAGGGAAAGGAGCACATGCTGAATGGAGTACCTTCTGTTCGAAGGAACACCTGACAGGAAAGATGTTCTAGATGGCATTTTAGAACTCCATGATCTCATTTTTAATACAGAGCTGCCGCTTGACGAATTGAAACAGAAAAAGGGTGTGCTTGTTTTGGCTGCTATGGAACATCACGCAGTGGTTGGTTACAAAATCGGCTATGAGCGTAAGCCAAAGCATTACTACAGTTGGCTGGGAGGCGTTGATCCTCTTGGAGAAAAAACTGGTCCAGCAGTAGCAAAAACATGGTCTTTGCCGCCATGTTTTTCCTTTGGTCTAAAGAGAAGGTTCCAACAAAAGGCTAAGCATATTTTTCAGAACTCAAACGTTCCAAAGGAGCACAGAAAAACGTTGCTTTGTCCTGTTTCGGATGGTAATAGACGATGAGCAGGGTAGGCTGCAGCCTTACTTCTCCCGCATCCAAATAATGAGCAAGGTCAAAATCCAGGATCTCCATCATCGTATGCTTGTGCAGCTCCTGTTCAGACAGCCCCAGCCGGGCAAAGGCATCTGAAACTTTTTCCGGATTGGCTGCCAGCAGTTTAACATATGTTTTTCGCGAGGGTTTATCCAGGGATGGTTCCCACCATGTGGTCCGTGGTTTGTGTTTGTGATGCAGCAAATAGTCGTACTTCATCAACCCTTCAACGACCTGCAGGCGGCGGGTACGGCGCTGGGTGAGAAATTCATACAGACGGCGGTATAAATCTTCCAATTGATGCCCGATCTTTGCCCAGCCCTGTGCATCCCAATAATCTCCGAATTCTTGGAAAAAATCAAAGGGAGTCTCAAACTCATATTTTGTCAGATATTTGATCGTATGATCCATCCGGTGAGCGTTCCAATATTTTTCTAGGACGTCTTCCACACGTTTTAGACGGACGACATCGTCAAAAGAGAGGACATTGTTGTATAAAATCTCGTACGGAGCGTGATCCATGTATACATAGCCATGCTCCTCGGCCCGTTCGCGCAACCCTGTACCCCTCAACATTTTAAGAAAACCCAGCTGCAGCTCCTCCGGCTCCAGGGCAAATACATCATTAAAGGTTTTGCGGAAGGAGTTGTAATCCTCTTCTGGCAGACCAGCAATCAGGTCAAGATGTTGGGTGATTTTACCTCCCTCCCGGATCATGCGCACATTA encodes:
- a CDS encoding DnaJ family domain-containing protein translates to MDILSQIAEEKIREAMKKGEFDNLPGQGKPLNLEDLSRVPEDLRAGYKLLKNAGVLPEELQMQKEIINLQSLIECCYDNEQKAKLKKELNEKMLRFNLLMEKRNKTGSTALGTYQSKITNRFK
- a CDS encoding methyltransferase domain-containing protein, coding for MIKVIKLDHVQICIPVGAEDRARAFYTDILGFKEIPKPQSLLPNGGLWYKVGDIELHIGVEPFQKEHSKRHPAFEVANLAEVRRYFEKQGVKTRDETPIPNVERFSCFDPFGNRIEFLERKPGRVEEGKRDVQNQFGRSAEAYVTSDIHAKGRDLAKLVEIAAVTPQDVVLDVGTGGGHVANALAPLAAKVIAMDLTPKMLEAAQRFISANGYQNVDYVQGDAEQMPFGPETFDVVACRIAAHHFPNVQKFINEVFRVLRPSGRFLLVDNVAAEDDEIDQFYNEIEKRRDYSHVRAWKKSEWVRMLEENGLVIEECYRFAKTFAFEEWCSRMNLPEEDKRELAAFIVRTPAPVRQKLKVTAEGDRVTSFEGEAVLIKAVKLS
- a CDS encoding SPL family radical SAM protein, producing MTPVCEPLTAKQVLNRVKAPAMPFDWSLNPYRGCQHGCSFCYARATHRFLDLECDDTFQHYILYKQNAVEALTEQLKRMAGFSRTLKHIGTVAIGTATDPYQPLEGKLQLTRKCLEVLARYQVPVSITTRSPLILRDIDVLKTLPVVSINFSVNTMQKHIWRMLEPASPHPRQRLAAVRRLSQEGLPAGIFLAPIVPYLTDRPRDLREVIASAAEHGARFVMPSYLRLSTPEVKTWFLQVLKQREPSLVQRYEALYRYGRLPDRYRERIDRHINQLLEHYGFSRERASEDTSREVLDQEPQQLSFSF
- a CDS encoding macro domain-containing protein, translated to MSLVIVKGDLLQSDCNVIAHQANCFSSMEAGIAKQIKNLYPQAYEADRDFPYPPEQRLGKISVAKVAEDRYVVNLYGQFRYDGPGPKTDYAALESALTEMFRYAYEGLNNPKFGVPYKIGCGLAGGDWAKVSEILDRVSDQFNQTIYAYKLE